ATGATGTGACAGGTATAAAGCCTGTCAGCAGCTCCACGCCAACCACAGACTCCTATTACAACATGGCAGGGCAGCGAGTAATTAACCCATCACACGGACTATATATCAAAAACGGAAAGAAAATCTATATAAAATAAACATCATGAAAAATAACAGAAAAACATATATATCACCCAAGGCAACAGTCATCGGCATCAAAACAAACCCTCTGCTTTCTGGAAGCAACTACATTAAGACCGCCGACAAAGAATACGACGGGCGTGTCGTCCTTTCACGTGAAAGCCAATTCTCAGATTGGGAAGAAGAAAGTAGTGAAGAGTGAAGAATTCATGTCCGTGACGAACCAGTTCTGCTACTCCCGCAGGTGTCATGCCCACGCGGTTCTCATTGTTCTTAATCTCTTTTGGAATTCCTACTTTCATAATCTTAGCTTTTAGTTAAACGATATACTGCCGCAAAGATATATCATATTTTCATTAATTCCAAATTTCAGAGCATGAGTTTTTGTGGTTTAGAAAATATTATGTAAGTTTGCGGCGGAAACCCATAACAAATGATAGAGATATGAGAAAGGTGATTACATGTTTGCTTGCTTTACTGGGGCTGACTACAGCCTGTGGCCAGGGGGATTTTGAGGTGGATGTGTTCAAGACGAAGAACGGTAAGACGGTGAAGTTCCACGCGCTGATGCATTCGTGCATAAGGATAGAATATGACGGCAAGGAGATTCAGATTGATCCTGTTTCTAAGTTAAGGGATAAGGTTATCAATTATGCAGCAATGCCCAAGGCAGACTATATCTTCGTAACCCATGAGCATGGTGACCATTATGATGCAGCAGCGCTGAAGGTACTGACAGGTGACAAGACACAACTGGTAATGAACCAGCGTTGCGCTGAGATGTACGGCTCAGGCATCATTATGACAAACGGCCAGTTCAAGGCCCTTGATGACATAAAGGTTGAAGCCGTTCCTGCATACAACACAACGGAAGGCCATCTGCAGTTTCATCCCAAAGGACGTGACAATGGTTATATCCTGACGCTCGACGGACTACGTATCTATATCGCTGGTGATACGGAAGATATTCCTGAGATGGCATCTTTCAAGGATATTGACATCGCCTTCCTGCCATGCAACCAGCCTTACACAATGACAGTGGAACAATTGTTACGCGCTGCCAAGACCATCAAACCCAAGGTACTGTTCCCTTATCACTATGGACAGACGGATGTGAAGGATATTCCTTTACAGTTGCAGGGTGAGGGTATCGACGTGAGAATCCGACATTACGAATAACGATGAAGAAAATCTTGTGGATATTAGGTGTGGTGGTGACGCTGATCATTGCGACTATGATTGGCGGCAGCTTCTATATGCTCGACTACTCACTGGCACCCGACAGTAACAGAACGGACAGAGACTCTTGCTTCAGACAGCAGTTCAGAGAATATCCTGAGAGCAAAGAGTGGGTGGACAGCCTACAGACGAAGAATGCCCTGCGCGACACGTTTGTAGTGATGCCTTCAGGTGAGCGCCATCATGCGTTCTTTGTCAATAGGGGCAGCAAGCGTACGGCAATAGTTGTTCACGGCTGGCGCGACTGTGCCATCAAGTATTTCTGGCTGGCACGCATCTATGAGCACGAGCTTGGCTACAACGTTATTTTACCTGAGCTCCACGGATGTGGCGAGAGCGAGGGCGAGGCAATACAGATGGGATGGAAAGACCGCCTGGACGTGAAACACTGGATGGAGATTTTCAAGTCAGACACGATGGTAGTGCATGGCGTATCTATGGGCGCCGCCACCACGATGATGCTTTCAGGCGAACAGATGCCCACAGACATCAAGTCCCTTCGTTTCGTAGAGGACTGTGGCTACACCAGCGTTTGGG
This region of Prevotella sp. E13-27 genomic DNA includes:
- a CDS encoding MBL fold metallo-hydrolase, yielding MRKVITCLLALLGLTTACGQGDFEVDVFKTKNGKTVKFHALMHSCIRIEYDGKEIQIDPVSKLRDKVINYAAMPKADYIFVTHEHGDHYDAAALKVLTGDKTQLVMNQRCAEMYGSGIIMTNGQFKALDDIKVEAVPAYNTTEGHLQFHPKGRDNGYILTLDGLRIYIAGDTEDIPEMASFKDIDIAFLPCNQPYTMTVEQLLRAAKTIKPKVLFPYHYGQTDVKDIPLQLQGEGIDVRIRHYE
- a CDS encoding alpha/beta hydrolase, with protein sequence MKKILWILGVVVTLIIATMIGGSFYMLDYSLAPDSNRTDRDSCFRQQFREYPESKEWVDSLQTKNALRDTFVVMPSGERHHAFFVNRGSKRTAIVVHGWRDCAIKYFWLARIYEHELGYNVILPELHGCGESEGEAIQMGWKDRLDVKHWMEIFKSDTMVVHGVSMGAATTMMLSGEQMPTDIKSLRFVEDCGYTSVWDEFSGQLKEQFGLPEFPLMYTTSLLCKLRYGWSFEEASALKQVKKCHYPMMFIHGNADTFVPTWMVHPLYEAKNDKKGIWVVEGAGHAQSYRAHKKRYIAALRLFHESQFNQQVDSSGHD